CCCCCGATTCCGACGTGGAATCCCAGCTCCAGCACGGCATCGGATAACCACTCGGGGCCACCGAAGCAGTGGAACACCCCGCGGATGCGCGACGCATCGGATGCCGCCGCCTGTTCTTCGCGTACAATCCGGACGAGATCTTCGGATGCATCGCGATTGTGGAACACCAACGGCAGGTCGAGCGCCGCCGCCAACCGGATGTGACGCCGCAGGAAATCATGCTGTTTGTCGTTGAACGACGTATCCCAATAATAATCCAGGCCCGTCTCCCCAATGGCTACGATACCGGGTTCCGCGGCAAGCTCCTCGACACGCGCCCAGTCGACCTCGCTGGCTTCTTTCACATGACTTGGGTGGATGCCGGCCATGACGTGCAGCCCCTCGTGCTCAGCGGCCAACGCGATGGCCATCTCGACGGAGGCCACATCGATGGCAGGAATGAGCATGCGGTTCACGCCGACGGCCCGAGCGCGCGCAATGACATCGTCCCGGTCTTCCTGGAATTTCGCGTGGTTGATGTGGACGTGGGAATCAGTGAGCATGGTTGAGTAATGGGATCCGGAAAGGTGTAGCACAAACACGTCGTCCGTGCTATACTCGCCCGGGTAGTCCGGGTGCCCGCATTCTTTTTTCCACAACCTCCGGCGCCCGCCATCCCCAACCGACGCCAAACCCGTGCTGAACATCAGGAATTTTTCCCGACTGCTCATTCTCGCTGCCGTCCTGGCCGCCGCGTGGCCATTGGCCGAGGCCGTACGCGACTGGGTGGAGGTGTCCGGGTATCACGAAGATGCGAACACACGGCTCGTGACCGGCACGCGGGGTGCCGGGGACTGGGTGGTCTGGGATGACGTGGACGGCGCCATTACGGCGAGCCATGTGTTTCCGAAGGGTCCGGGATACGCCGCCGGCATCCGGGACGGGGATGTCCTGTTCCTGTGGGACAACCAACAGTATTTCGATGCGCTGGATCTGAAGAATGCCATGTCCGGCTTGAGTCCGGGCGTGTCGCGGCCGTATCTGTTGACGCGGGGAACGGAATTCGTGGAGGTGTCCGTGGAATTGACGCGGCACCCCACGTTCCTTTATCCGCGGTCCATGGCGCTCTGGCAGTTCTCATTGTGGGGATTCACCCTGGGGGCATTCTTCCATGCGCTGGGCCTGTTCATAGCCGGACCGCTGGCCCGCCATAATCCGGCCGCCCGATTCGAACTCATCCTCATTGCCGTGTCCTCACTGTGGATTTTCGGCAATCTGGCACGGCTCCTGGCGGTCCAGGTCTTCGGCCCACCCGATGCCGGGACGGTGTACGACGTGGCCTTCCAGGTCACGACCACGTTCGGCCTGATCGGCTGGGTGGGCTTCCCCTTGTTGTTGCTGCTCCGGGTGTCGTCGGCGTCCGGCCTGCTGGACGGACACCGGGTGTGGCTCCTGCCAGCCATCGTGCTGGTCCCCGGTGTGTTGGCCGTGGGCATGCTCGTTACGCTCCTCATTGGCAGTATCGGACCGGTGTCGGTGGAAGACCTCCTGGTCCCCATCCTCTTCTATGCCTCGTGCTATATCGGCATAGCGGCCCTGGTGGCCCTGCTGCAATCGACCGGTGACTGGGGCCGCGCGGGCAGCGTGGTCATTGCACTCATGGCGGCTGCGGCCGCGCTCGCCGTCCAGGGCATCGTTCCGGTGTTGTCGGCGCTCAGCGAACAGGCCACGGGATGGCTCATCGTGTCGGCGCAGTTGCTGGCCGTCGTGCCGGTCACGGTATACACCCTCGGCACGCTCCGGTACGGCAAGGTGGACGAAATCCTGTCGCGCGCCTTTGTCTACACACTGGTCCTGGGGTTGATTTTTTTCGCGTTCGTGGGCGGCATGACCGTGTTGGACCCCATGCTCGAACGGTCCGGGGCCTCCCGGATCGTGGTCGAAGGCCTGTACGTGGTCCTGTTGCTGGTCCTCTTCGAGCGGCTCGGTCGACGGCTCCAGATTTTCGTATCCAGCTTCTTCAGCGCCGAACGCCACCGCGCGCGCGTGGCCATGTCCCGGTTCCTGGAACGGATAACGGATTTCCTGGACGCCGAGTCGCTGGCAACGGAAGCAATTTCGGTGGCGGGCTCGGCTGTCGGCGCGCGCAGTGCCATCCTGTTCCTCCGCGCCCCGTCCGATGACGTGTCGTGGATTGTCGGCCAGTTCCATCCGGAGCCCCCGTACGTCACGGAACAGGTCTTCCGCACCATCTGGCCCCATTTCCGGGACCAACCTGCCATCTGGGCCAGGAACCCCGAACTCAACAAGCGCCAGTTGCCCGGTTCCATCCGCCGCCTGCTGTTGGACCACGGCGCCGGGCTGGCCGTGCCCGTGCAGGGCGACGGCCACACGACGGGCATGATGGTCTTCGGCGTCAAGACCCGCAGGGGTTCCGTATACAACCTGGATGACCTGGAACTGCTTCGGACGTTTGCCCTGCAGGTGGGTCTGGCCGTGGACCGCCTGCAATTGGTGGAGCGGGAAAAGCAGCTGGCGGCCGAGACCTCGGAAGCCCACCTGGTAGCCCTCCGCGCCCAGATCAATCCGCATTTCCTGTTCAACTCCCTGAACACCATCATTTCGCTCATCGGCGAACGTCCCGGCGAGGCCGAGGCCGTGGTGGAGAATCTGTCGGCCATCTTCCGGTATACCCTGCAGACCGGCAGCAAGGCGTTCGTCCCCATCCGCGACGAAATCGCTCTTGTTGAACGCTATCTGCATATCGAGAAGGCCCGGTTCGGCGAACGTCTGACCATTTCGTGTGAGGTGGATCCGGAAGCGGCGGAGGTCCCCATCCCGGCTTTCGCCATCCAGACGCTCGTCGAGAATGCCATCAAGCACGGGATAGAAAAGGTCCGGGGTCCCGGTCGGTTGTCCATTTCGGTGTGCACTTCCGAACCCGACCAGGGCGTTCTCGTAGAAATCACCGATTCAGGGGCCGGCATCCAGAATCTGTTCGACCGTTCCGGACCGGTCTCGGGACGGCAGGACTTTTTCGGAACCGGCCTCATGAATGTATCGGAGCGCATCGGGAAGTTGTACGGCCGGGACGACCTGCTGTCGTTCACCAGTCGTCCCGATTCCGGAACCGTTGTGCAACTCATCATCCCCCCATCCCTCCCCTGACAACATGCTGAACGTATTCATCGTGGATGACGAAGCGCCGGCCCGGAGCCGGCTCCGCAAATTGTTGGCCCCCTTCGAGAAGGCGGGACGTGTGGAGGTGTCGGGCGAGGCCGAGGACGGTGTGGATGCCGTCGAGAAACTGAGCGCGGCGCGTCCGGACGTGGTCTTCCTGGACATCCAGATGCCGGGGCATGACGGCTTCGAGGTCCTGGAACGCCTGCCCCCCGACGCACGGCCCATTGTCGTCTTCACGACGGCGTACGACGAATATGCCATCCGTGCCTTCGATGCCAACGCCGTGGACTACCTGTTGAAGCCCATTCCGGCAGACCGGCTGGAGCAGTCCATCGCCCGGGCGGAGAAATTGTTGGCTTCGCCGGTCAACAAACAGGAAACCGAAGACCGGCTGGCCCGACTGCTCGACTGGATGGATGAGCGGGCCATGGCCGGACCCGCATCGGATGCCCGCGAGCCCCGCTTCCTTGAGCAGTTGTCCGTGCCCTACAGGGACCGCATCCTCATTGTGCCCGTATCCGATCTGGTCTCTGTCGAGATTTCCGAGGGCATCACGCGCGTGTTCATCCTGGACCACGAACCGGCAGTGCCTCGCCCCAAGCTCAAGCAGCACATTGTAAGCTACACGCTGGATCAGCTCGAGAGCATGCTCGACCCCGACGCGTTCATGCGCGTGCATCGCTCAGCCATCGTCCAATTCGGTCACATCAAGGAACTCATTACGTGGTTCTCCGGGCGATACAAACTCGTCCTGACCGGCGGACACGAGGTCATTGCCAGCCGGGAGCGCTCCAAGATCCTGAAGGACCGGCTCATGGTCTGACGATGGTCACCGGTTTGGTCACCAAGGTCCGTCCATCCGCATCCCGTACGGAAACGAAATAGATGCCGGCCGCCACGCGCCGACCTGTCCGGTCGGTCAGATCCCAGGACAACGTTCCGGGCGCGAGTCGGGCCACTTCCCGGCCCTGTGCACTGTGGATAACGAGCGTACGGATCCGACCGGCTGAGGACGAGCCGTTACCCATGGACAGATTCACGCGAGTCGATGCAGGGTTCGGCCAGACGTTCAGATGGGCCACCAGGGGCTGCTCCATGCCGGCAACGTTGGTCCCCGTCATGACCGATGCGACACTGCTCTCCCCGCTCTCCACATTATTGAACGTGAGCGCGGTCACGATATAGTGGTAGGACGTGGCATCGTCCAGCCCTCCTTCGCTGTACAGGGGCTCATACGTGACGGCAACCAGGTTCTCCGGATTGTTGGTGACCGCACGCACGTCGGTCGGAGCCGAGCCCTTAACGCGATACACGGCAAACCGACGCGCCAGCGTTCCGAAGAATGACGGGTCCCAGCGCAGAAGGACGGTCTGCGAACCCGTGGAACCGGAACCGAGTGTCGCGGTCAGGTTGTCGGGTGCCGCCGGGGGAAACATGTCCCGGTGCGTCATGGGCGGTCGCAACGCGACCGTTCGGTAGAGGTCCGTGCGGAGCGAATCGGTCAGCCCCTGGTTGCCGGACGAAAGCAGATTCGCTGCGCGGAAATGGGCAGATCCGTGGATGCCATTGTTTGTGCGCGTGAATCGTATTTGACGCGGCATTTCGTTGGCGGCGTACAGGCCGGATGTCGTCGTGGCGGCGTCGCTCTTGTATGTTCCATGTCCGGTGTAGATGGGCCGCGGATTCGGCGCGTCCCCGGCCTGCTGGGCCCACCAGGTGGCCAGCGTACCGAAGTCCTGCCCGCCTCCGAAGGGCCAGTACAACTGGGGGATGAGGTAATCCACGCTCTCGTCCGCGAGCCAGGCCAGTGGATCGGCATAGATCACGCTGTACGCGTCAAGCCCCGACGTACCCGCCGGCGTGCCGCTCTTCCAGATGCCGAACGGGCTGACCCCGAACTGGGCTTCGGCGTCGGTTTCCAGTACGGCCGCGTAGACATCCGCCATGAAACGGTTGATATTCTGGCGGCGCCAGTCACCCCGTTGCAATCCATCCGGGTTGTAGGTCTCGAAGGACGGGCGGTCCTGGTCGCCGATCTGCGGGGAATACGGATAGAAATAGTCGTCGAAGTGGATGCCGTCGACGTCATACCTGCGCAGGATATCCTCAACTACGCCAATGACGTAGTCGCGGACGGCGGGGTGTCCCGGGTCGAGCATCTTCTGCGTACCGATTTCCAGGATCCACTCCGGATGCGTAGTTGAGACGTGATTGGCGGCAATCGGATAGGCATTCGTCTGCCGGACCGCGCGGAACGGGTTCACCCAGGCATGCAACTCCATGCCCCGCTCGTGCGCGGTTTCAATGGCGAAGGAGAGCGGATCCCAGATGGGGCTCGGCGCCTGGCCCTGCTGCCCGGTCAGGTAGCGCGACCACGGCTCGATTTCAGATGCATACATGGCGTCCGCCTCGGAGCGGACCTGGAAATACACCACGTTGATGTTGCGGGCTGCGAGCCCATCCATGAGCGCACGCAAGTCGGCCTGTTGCGTAGCCGGCGAATGGAGCGGGCTCTTCGGCCAGTCAAGATTG
The Rhodothermales bacterium genome window above contains:
- a CDS encoding TatD family hydrolase → MLTDSHVHINHAKFQEDRDDVIARARAVGVNRMLIPAIDVASVEMAIALAAEHEGLHVMAGIHPSHVKEASEVDWARVEELAAEPGIVAIGETGLDYYWDTSFNDKQHDFLRRHIRLAAALDLPLVFHNRDASEDLVRIVREEQAAASDASRIRGVFHCFGGPEWLSDAVLELGFHVGIGGTFTFKNGGVPDAVRRIPMDRILLETDAPFLAPHPHRGKRNEPAHVRLVAEAVAMDRGLSVEEVGRITTENVDRLFGL
- a CDS encoding histidine kinase encodes the protein MLNIRNFSRLLILAAVLAAAWPLAEAVRDWVEVSGYHEDANTRLVTGTRGAGDWVVWDDVDGAITASHVFPKGPGYAAGIRDGDVLFLWDNQQYFDALDLKNAMSGLSPGVSRPYLLTRGTEFVEVSVELTRHPTFLYPRSMALWQFSLWGFTLGAFFHALGLFIAGPLARHNPAARFELILIAVSSLWIFGNLARLLAVQVFGPPDAGTVYDVAFQVTTTFGLIGWVGFPLLLLLRVSSASGLLDGHRVWLLPAIVLVPGVLAVGMLVTLLIGSIGPVSVEDLLVPILFYASCYIGIAALVALLQSTGDWGRAGSVVIALMAAAAALAVQGIVPVLSALSEQATGWLIVSAQLLAVVPVTVYTLGTLRYGKVDEILSRAFVYTLVLGLIFFAFVGGMTVLDPMLERSGASRIVVEGLYVVLLLVLFERLGRRLQIFVSSFFSAERHRARVAMSRFLERITDFLDAESLATEAISVAGSAVGARSAILFLRAPSDDVSWIVGQFHPEPPYVTEQVFRTIWPHFRDQPAIWARNPELNKRQLPGSIRRLLLDHGAGLAVPVQGDGHTTGMMVFGVKTRRGSVYNLDDLELLRTFALQVGLAVDRLQLVEREKQLAAETSEAHLVALRAQINPHFLFNSLNTIISLIGERPGEAEAVVENLSAIFRYTLQTGSKAFVPIRDEIALVERYLHIEKARFGERLTISCEVDPEAAEVPIPAFAIQTLVENAIKHGIEKVRGPGRLSISVCTSEPDQGVLVEITDSGAGIQNLFDRSGPVSGRQDFFGTGLMNVSERIGKLYGRDDLLSFTSRPDSGTVVQLIIPPSLP
- a CDS encoding LytTR family DNA-binding domain-containing protein gives rise to the protein MLNVFIVDDEAPARSRLRKLLAPFEKAGRVEVSGEAEDGVDAVEKLSAARPDVVFLDIQMPGHDGFEVLERLPPDARPIVVFTTAYDEYAIRAFDANAVDYLLKPIPADRLEQSIARAEKLLASPVNKQETEDRLARLLDWMDERAMAGPASDAREPRFLEQLSVPYRDRILIVPVSDLVSVEISEGITRVFILDHEPAVPRPKLKQHIVSYTLDQLESMLDPDAFMRVHRSAIVQFGHIKELITWFSGRYKLVLTGGHEVIASRERSKILKDRLMV
- a CDS encoding family 10 glycosylhydrolase, which translates into the protein MAQTTPPKLEARAAWIATVINLDWPKSPLHSPATQQADLRALMDGLAARNINVVYFQVRSEADAMYASEIEPWSRYLTGQQGQAPSPIWDPLSFAIETAHERGMELHAWVNPFRAVRQTNAYPIAANHVSTTHPEWILEIGTQKMLDPGHPAVRDYVIGVVEDILRRYDVDGIHFDDYFYPYSPQIGDQDRPSFETYNPDGLQRGDWRRQNINRFMADVYAAVLETDAEAQFGVSPFGIWKSGTPAGTSGLDAYSVIYADPLAWLADESVDYLIPQLYWPFGGGQDFGTLATWWAQQAGDAPNPRPIYTGHGTYKSDAATTTSGLYAANEMPRQIRFTRTNNGIHGSAHFRAANLLSSGNQGLTDSLRTDLYRTVALRPPMTHRDMFPPAAPDNLTATLGSGSTGSQTVLLRWDPSFFGTLARRFAVYRVKGSAPTDVRAVTNNPENLVAVTYEPLYSEGGLDDATSYHYIVTALTFNNVESGESSVASVMTGTNVAGMEQPLVAHLNVWPNPASTRVNLSMGNGSSSAGRIRTLVIHSAQGREVARLAPGTLSWDLTDRTGRRVAAGIYFVSVRDADGRTLVTKPVTIVRP